DNA sequence from the Butyricimonas faecalis genome:
CGACACTCCCGTGATTTCTTTTCCTTTCTCGTAATCTCCGGGATACCCTTGCGAAACGAGCATTACGGTCGTACAAAAACGATCATCCAATTCGAATGCCGCCTGCTCCAATTCACCTTCGGCCATTGCCTTGAAAAGAGCTAAAATATCCGTTTTCAATCTAGGCATCACCACCTCTGTTTCCGGATCTCCCATACGCACGTTGTACTCGATCACGTAAGGATCACCCCCGACATTCATTAATCCGAAAAAGACAAACCCTTTATAGTCGATACCGTCCTTCTGCAATCCCTCAATCGTAGGGCGTACTATCCGCTCTTCCACCTTCCGATTGAACTCGTCATTAGCAAACGGTACAGGAGAAACGGCGCCCATTCCCCCCGTATTCAAACCGACATCGCCCTCTCCAATACGCTTGTAATCCTTGGCAGATCCCAATATCTTATAACTTTTTCCGTCTGTCAACGCGAACACGGAAAGCTCTATTCCTTTCAAATATTCCTCGATCACCACCTGATTCCCGGCCTTCCCGAACTTTCCTCCCAACATCAACTCCAACTCCCTCTTCGCCTCTTCCAGATTCTCCAATATAAGCACTCCTTTCCCGGCAGCCAAACCGTCTGCTTTCAGTACATACGGCGGTTTCAATGTTTCTAAAAAGGTAAAACCTTTCTCCAGATTGTCCTTCGTCACCGTCAAGTAACCGGCCGTCGGAATATGGTGACGGAACATAAATTCCTTCGCAAAATCCTTGCTACCTTCCAGAATAGCACCCGCTTTTCCCGGTCCCACAATCATCAGGTGAGCAAAACGAGCATCTGCCTCAAAATAATCTCGAACCCCCTCCACCAGCGGGTCTTCCGGTCCGACAACCAACATATCGATCGCATTATTTTCCACGAAAGTCGCCAACGCATCGAAATCCGTTACCTTAATATTTACATTCTCAGCTATCTCTGCCGTTCCGGCATTTCCCGGGGCAACATATAACTTTGTTAATCTTTCACTCTGATTTATTTTCCACGCCAACGCATGTTCGCGTCCACCGCTACCCAATAATAATACTTTCATCCTTTTTTAGTTACAAATTTACAAGTTACAGGTTACAAGTTGAATCCCGACACGTCCATCGGCAGGTGAGCCACTATTCCCAAGAACTTGTAACTTACAACCTGTCAACTTGTAACTCGGCCTTGCCGAATGTACAAAGATAAGGCTTTAGCATAAATCATAAATCATAAATCACAAATAAATTTGGAGTAATTGACAGATTTCTATAACTTTGTTAAAAATCAATGCCATGAACAGATACACCACCAATGGCGAAGAGGGAGAGATTCTCCCGAATTTACTCGGGATCACGGACGAGGAGACGCTTCACAATGCAGAGTTCGAAGGATTCTTGATGGCAGAAATCCTGTTCACGGAAAAGCTAACCCCCAAGACAAAATTTTCCGTCAAATATATCTGCGACATCCACCGTATGGCACTAAAAGAACTCTACTCTTTTGCCGGGCATTTCCGTTCTGTAAATATCTCTAAAGGTGGTTTCGTCTTCCCCGCCGGAAGATTCATTCCGGATAGCATGCGCATCTTCGAAGAAGAAATTCTTTCCCAGCTTCCCGACCGCTATACCAGCCAGCAGGATTTGATAAAAGACATCGCCAAGGTTCACGGTGAATTACTTTTCATCCACCCCTTCCGGGAAGGCAACGGCAGAACCTTCCGCATCCTCGCCAACCTCATGGCTCGAAAACAAGGGTACCCCGGCTTAAATTTTAAAAAGATTGATTTCAATGAATATATTATCGCTGTTCAGCAAGTCGCACGAAAAGACTACTCCAGAATGGAGCAGATCATTGCTTACACATTTTAAGTTTCAAATCCACCCGTTCCAAAATAGTATAAGCCGTTTCTTGGGAAATTTTTATCCCTTCCAATTGAAATGAAGCTATCATTCCTTGTAAAATCTCTTCCCTCTGCGTGGCGTTTTTCAGAAGCTGCGGCATCTTTTCTTTTATTTTTTCCATATTACAAATATACTACTTTCCTCCTTATTATCAAAGCAATTCTGCCACAAATTTCCCCCTTTTAACCAACCAACTGCCACAAGCAATCACCTCCACGTTTCCTCCACCGTGTAATTCAAAAAGCGATTAAAAGGTTGCATCAATAAAAGTCGTTCCACACACCGTTCGACCACATCCTCCCCTTCGAAAAATGAATCAGGAACATAATTCGACACCGTGTAAGATTTGTATTTCAACAACTCTCCCTCGGGAAAATCACTTGGGAAAGGAGCTGGAACCTTTTTCAGTTTCTCCCCCTCCAACACATAATACTTCTGAAATTCAGTGTCCCTGATAATCCCCGTAAACTCATCTATATTGTCATACACGTCTTTCCGCAAAGCCTTTAGCAACGACGGCTCCGGACACCAGATTCCGCCCCCGATCATACAATTTCCCGGCTCGATATGCACATAATACCCCGCCCGAGGACTTTGCTTACCACCCTTCACCATGTACGCCCCGATATGCGTCTTGTAAGGCTCTTTGTTTGGCGAAAACCGGATATCCCGGTAAATCCTAAAAATACAATCTTTTGCCATCAATCCGTCCACTTCCGGCTCTCTCACCGCTAATGCAGGAATTACCCGGTTGATGAAATCCTCATGTCCCGCTTTCACGGTCAAATACCACTCTTTATGTGCATGAAACCACTCCCGATTATTATTCTCCCTCAACTCTTTCAAAAAGCGAAACACTTCCGCCATTGAAAAGTTACCACCTTGCCGGCCACTATCTACAATTTTCTTCATTTTCAATCCCTTATTAATTTTAGATTCCCTCCTACGAATCAACGCTTTTCGTCAATCGTAATTCATACATCGTAAATGGATTAATTTTCAACTCCTCGGCACCCATTTCACCTCCTCCAATCCGCAATCCTTTGCCAACTTACGTCCTAGCACGAACAAGTAATCGGAAAGACGATTCACATACCGCACGATAGCATCCTCCACCTCAATTTCCTCACTCATATCAATAATCCGGCGTTCCACCCGACGACAAACCGTGCGGGCTATATGACAAGCCGACACCTCCGGTCGCCCCCCCGGTAACACGAAATATTGCAATGGTGGCAACTCCTCGTCCATCTTGTCTATTGCCCTCTCCAAAAAAGCCACGTCCTCGTCCGTACAAGGCAACTTCTTCTGCATATTACTCACCGTCGTGTCCGTCGCCAAGTTGGCCCCAACCACGAACAACACGTTTTGAATCTCTATCAACTGCTCCACATGCTCCGCGGCAATCGGGTACGACCGAATCATTCCCAAATGACTATTCAATTCGTCAACACCCCCGTAAGCCTCTAGTCTTACGTTATTTTTCGCGACCCGGGTTCCCCCGATCAAAGCCGTCGTCCCCTTATCTCCTGTTTTTGTATATACCTTCATGCTTATTTTAGATTTTAAATTTCAGATTTTAGATTTCAACCGCACACACCCCCACCCTCCTCATTCTAAATTCTAAATTCTACATTCTAAATTTTAAATTATCATATTATACCTTCCCTTCTGTAACCTCGTGTCAAAGAATACAATCCCGTACCACATCATATCGATCGAAACAGTTCCCTCCTGCCTCAACTGGCGCCATACCAACGAATTAAAACGCCCCTTATAAATATCTTTAACCACGATACATAAAGGACCTCGTCTTCGCGCTCGCAAAACCTCTTCCCAAGCTTCATCCCAGTCTTCCTCGAACGCTCTTCCCAAGAAAATCATATCGATCTCGCGACCTTTCAAATCTCCCGGTTTTACCTGTTCCGTGTACTCGGCCCCCGAACATGCACATCCCCCGTTCAACAATACCATCTGCTTCGAAACCGCCGCCAAATACATGGAGGCCCATGGCGACCGTTCCCCAACACACAGTACGTTCCGGTAAGAAAAATATTCTGCCAACCGAAAAAGTAAACGATACAATTTCCGCTCTTTCTCCCGAATGTTCCCCATCGCCTCGATCCGTTCGAAATCGTAATAAACCGCTTTTTCCTTTATCACATTCGTGATCAAATCAAAAACAAACGGAGAATGCACCCCGTACCCTCTTTTATGTCGGAAACGAATGGCATGTTTAAATCGTTGTTTTAAATAATTATACATCTCCCGGTAAACTGTCTGTCTGATTATTTATACCACGAAATTAAAATTTATTCCCGATATGCTCAACTAAAGTCATCTATTTTTTTTACTTTCGTTCGAGAAATGAACCACCGAAAATTTGCATTTTGGAACTGGCAGGACTGAACATAAAATTCATACCGGGTGTTGGGGAGAAAAGAGCCTCGTTGCTGGAGCAGGAAATGGGCATCCAAAGTTACGAGGACATGCTCTATTACATTCCCTATAAATACATCGACCGAACCCGCATCTACACGATTCGGGAGCTCACCTCAGACCTTCCTTATATTCAAGTAAAAGCCAAAATCATGAACCTCACGTCCGTCGGAGCAGGCAAACAGATGCGCATGGTCGCCACGGCTTACGACGGAACCGGGGAACTGGAACTCGTTTGGTTCACGGGTCACAAATACCTCGCCAGCCAGATCAACCCCGATAAGGAGTACCTGATTTTCGGCAAGCCCACCATCTTCAACCACAAGATGAATATCGTCCACCCGGAAATGGACCTGTATGAAACGAGTGCCAAGCAACTCGTGGGCTTCCAAGCCATCTACCCCACCACGGAGAAGATGAAAAAAAGTTACCTGACCTCCCGGCTGATCAACAAGATACAAGCGAATATTTTCAAAGCTATCAACGGCAGGATTCAAGAAACCCTCCCGGCATGGTTCATCAAAAAACACAACTTGATCTACCTGCACGAGGCCTTGTACAACATCCATTTCCCGGAAAACCCGGACATGCTCCGCAAGGCCCAATACCGGCTTAAATTTGAAGAGTTGTTCTACATTCAACTCAACATACTAAAACTGAAATTCAACCGCAAGGCAGCCTTCCAAGGTCATCTCTTTACCACAGTCGGGGATTATTTCAACGATTTCTACCACAATCACCTACCCTTTCCCCTAACCGATGCACAGAAACGGGTTATTAAAGAAATCCGCTCCGATTGCGGCTCCGGCAAACAAATGAACCGCTTGTTACAAGGGGACGTGGGTAGCGGCAAAACCCTTGTTGCCGTGATGTGTATGCTGATCGCCCTCGACAACGGTTACCAAGCCGCCATCATGGCCCCGACGGAGATTCTCGCCACCCAACATTACGAAACCATATCCGGGCTTCTGAAGGACACCCCGATCAGCGTCGGCCTACTAACAGGTTCCACCAAGAAAAAAGAAAGGGAAATCATTCACGAGGCCCTGTCCGACGGACGTCTGCAAATCCTGATCGGAACACACGCCCTACTGGAAGACGTGGTGAATTTTAAAAACGTGGGACTTGTTGTTATCGACGAGCAACATCGTTTCGGTGTTGCCCAACGAGCTAAACTGTGGCAAAAGAACACGATCCCTCCACACATACTGGTCATGACAGCAACTCCCATTCCCCGGACGCTCGCCATGACCCTCTACGGAGACCTGGATGTATCGGTGATCGACCAACTTCCTCCCGGCAGGAAACCCATCACCACGCACCACGCCTTTGAAACCAGACGCCTGCAAGTCTACAAATTCATCCAGAAAGAACTGGAGCTCGGCAGGCAGGCCTACATCGTGTACCCCATGATCTCCGAATCGGAAAAGATGGATTACCGAAACCTGGAAGAAGGCTATGAACACGTGATGAGTTATTTCGCTCCCTTGGGATATACGGCGGACATCGTTCACGGGAAACTCAAACCGGCAGAGAAAGAGGAACACATGAGGCGTTTCGTATCGGGAGAAACCCGTATTCTCGTGGCAACCACCGTGATCGAAGTCGGGGTGAATGTTCCCAACGCCTCCATCATGGTCATTGAAAGTGCCGAACGTTTCGGACTATCCCAATTGCACCAGCTACGCGGGCGTGTCGGACGGGGAGCCGAACAATCGTACTGTATTCTGATGACCTCCTACAAACTGTCTAACGAGTCCCGTAAAAGAATCGAAACCATGACCTCCACGAATGATGGCTTTGAGATTGCCGAAGTCGATTTAAAACTACGTGGCCCTGGAGACATCGAAGGCACGCAACAAAGCGGGTTAACGTGCAACTTGAGAGTTGCCAATCTCGGTAAGGACGGGCGTATCCTGAACGAGGCAGCTCAAGCGGCCACGATTATTCTGGAAGACGATCCCCTCCTGCAAAAGGAAGTGAATCAAACCTTTGCCACCCAAGTCAAACGTCTTTTCAAAACTAAAATCAACTGGCGATATATCAGTTAAACTCCATAAAAAAAGGACGCCCGAAGACGTCCTTTCATTATCTGAACCGAAAAAAATTAGTCGATAGCTGCAACAGCTTTCATCATCTTTTTCGTATTTTTCATCACCTTAGCCTTGTTCTGACCATCCATTAAATACCAAGATTCTTCTTCCGGGAAATATTGGAATTCAGCAACAGCAGCAGTCTCTTCACTAGCGACAACAACTTTATTCAAAGATTTTGTTACGTGATAAGGATGTCCGGCATACATAACCTGTCCCTCTTCAACATCTCCGGCTTTCATTGTTATCGGATTCTGACCACCCCAGAATTCAATAGAGTTAAAAATCAATGCATCACCCAAAGTACACAATTCGTATGCAGGAAGAATGCACAATCCCAAAAATACTAACTCATTCACAAATTTCTGGTTAGAAACTTGTCCGTTCCAATTATACAACTTGGAAGTCAAAGAGAATGAACCATAACATCCGGTGAAAGCGATTGATGATACGGCAATCATCGCAACTGCAATCATTTGATTAAAATTCTTTTTCATAACTCATGCTTTAAATTAATTTTCACAAAAGTATTTATTTTTTGTTACAAAAAACACTTCTAATCATTTTTTCTTATAGAATTTTTTCGGAGCAATCATTAATTCGGGGCGAAGCAGATTATCCAGCTCCTCCTTCGTCAACAATTTTTCTTCCAATACCAAGTCGTACACGCTTCTGTTCTCCGTCAAAGCTCTCTTGGCAATACGTGATGAATTTTCATATCCCAAAGTTGGATTCAAAGCAGTAACGATACCAATACTGTTCATCACCATATCCTTACAACGGTCAGCATTAGCTGTAATACCATCGATACACAAAATTCTCAAACGATCCATCACCTTGGTCAACATCTGCATAGAGTTGAACAAAGCGTAAACGATTACCGGCTCCATCACGTTCAATTCCAACTGACCAGCTTCAGCAGCCATCATTACGGTCGTATCATTACCAATCACGCGGAAACAAACCTGATTAACCACTTCCGGAATAACCGGATTCACTTTACCCGGCATGATAGAAGATCCCGGTTGCATAGGAGGCAGGTTGATCTCGTTCAAACCGCATCTCGGACCACTGGACAACAAACGCAAGTCATTGCATACCTTAGATAACTGAACGCAAAAACGTTTCAATTCTGAAGAGTAAGACACGCAAGCACCGGTATCCGGGGTTGCAGCAATCAAGTTCGGAGCCAGAACAAACTCTTCACCACTGATAATACGAAGTTCACGAGCGCAAATTTCCGCGTACTCCGGTTCTGAGTTAATACCCGTACCGATAGCCGTCGCTCCCATGTTCTCTACCAAGAACAATTTGGCAGCCTCGTTCAAACGCTCGATATTCTCTTCCAAAGTTACAGCATAAGCTTCAAACTCTTGTCCTAAAGTCATCGGCACTGCATCTTGAAGTTGGGTACGTCCCATTTTCAACACGTGTTCAAATTCTTTTGCTTTTCTTCTGAAAGAATCAACCAACAACTTAATTTCAGCAACTACTTCTTTATTGGTTAAAATGATTGCCAAATGGAATGAAGTAGGATAAGCATCATTTGTTGATTGAGAAAGATTTACATGATTATTCGGATGGCAATATTGGTATTCACCTTTCTGGTGTCCCAACAATTCCAAAGCACGATTGGCAACAACCTCGTTGATATTCATGTTCGTGGAAGTTCCGGCACCACCTTGAACCATATCTACCGGGAATTGATCTGCCAACTTACCATCGATAATCTCTTCGCAAGCTGCGGTAATCGCATTTGTAATATCAGCAGGAATCAAACCTAATTCAAAGTTTGCCTTCGCAGCAGCCCACTTTACCATAGCCAAAGCCTTCACGTAATTCGGGAACATACCGATTGTATACCCGCTGATACCAGCAAAATTTTCGATAGCTCTCAAAGTTTGAACGCCATAATACGCATCCATTGGCACTTCTTTATTGCCGAGTAAATCATGTTCTATTCTTGTCTTCATAACTTTATAGATTAATTATTTCCAAATACGTTTGAATCTCTTTCAAGTTTCATCCGATCGTTAATAACAATAACAACATGTCTCTTGTCCATAACAAACGACCTGAAGAAAATTAATCCGGCAAAGGTAAAAAAGTTAAAAGTAGAATACTAATTTTGAAGAAAAAAATAGAGCCTTATTTTATCCATGTTATATTTTTGTAAATCAATACAATACAAAACATTTCAACAAAATAAAGCTCGGGAAAAGGCTTTTTTCACAAACGTTTTCGTCTGAAAAAATATTTCTTAATTAAATTCTTCCACATCTGCATCCATGCCATCTAAAGGCTTCAAGTTAGATGGAAGCGGTTGCTCCGCATC
Encoded proteins:
- a CDS encoding DUF3332 domain-containing protein, with the translated sequence MKKNFNQMIAVAMIAVSSIAFTGCYGSFSLTSKLYNWNGQVSNQKFVNELVFLGLCILPAYELCTLGDALIFNSIEFWGGQNPITMKAGDVEEGQVMYAGHPYHVTKSLNKVVVASEETAAVAEFQYFPEEESWYLMDGQNKAKVMKNTKKMMKAVAAID
- the recG gene encoding ATP-dependent DNA helicase RecG, giving the protein MLELAGLNIKFIPGVGEKRASLLEQEMGIQSYEDMLYYIPYKYIDRTRIYTIRELTSDLPYIQVKAKIMNLTSVGAGKQMRMVATAYDGTGELELVWFTGHKYLASQINPDKEYLIFGKPTIFNHKMNIVHPEMDLYETSAKQLVGFQAIYPTTEKMKKSYLTSRLINKIQANIFKAINGRIQETLPAWFIKKHNLIYLHEALYNIHFPENPDMLRKAQYRLKFEELFYIQLNILKLKFNRKAAFQGHLFTTVGDYFNDFYHNHLPFPLTDAQKRVIKEIRSDCGSGKQMNRLLQGDVGSGKTLVAVMCMLIALDNGYQAAIMAPTEILATQHYETISGLLKDTPISVGLLTGSTKKKEREIIHEALSDGRLQILIGTHALLEDVVNFKNVGLVVIDEQHRFGVAQRAKLWQKNTIPPHILVMTATPIPRTLAMTLYGDLDVSVIDQLPPGRKPITTHHAFETRRLQVYKFIQKELELGRQAYIVYPMISESEKMDYRNLEEGYEHVMSYFAPLGYTADIVHGKLKPAEKEEHMRRFVSGETRILVATTVIEVGVNVPNASIMVIESAERFGLSQLHQLRGRVGRGAEQSYCILMTSYKLSNESRKRIETMTSTNDGFEIAEVDLKLRGPGDIEGTQQSGLTCNLRVANLGKDGRILNEAAQAATIILEDDPLLQKEVNQTFATQVKRLFKTKINWRYIS
- the aspA gene encoding aspartate ammonia-lyase; amino-acid sequence: MKTRIEHDLLGNKEVPMDAYYGVQTLRAIENFAGISGYTIGMFPNYVKALAMVKWAAAKANFELGLIPADITNAITAACEEIIDGKLADQFPVDMVQGGAGTSTNMNINEVVANRALELLGHQKGEYQYCHPNNHVNLSQSTNDAYPTSFHLAIILTNKEVVAEIKLLVDSFRRKAKEFEHVLKMGRTQLQDAVPMTLGQEFEAYAVTLEENIERLNEAAKLFLVENMGATAIGTGINSEPEYAEICARELRIISGEEFVLAPNLIAATPDTGACVSYSSELKRFCVQLSKVCNDLRLLSSGPRCGLNEINLPPMQPGSSIMPGKVNPVIPEVVNQVCFRVIGNDTTVMMAAEAGQLELNVMEPVIVYALFNSMQMLTKVMDRLRILCIDGITANADRCKDMVMNSIGIVTALNPTLGYENSSRIAKRALTENRSVYDLVLEEKLLTKEELDNLLRPELMIAPKKFYKKK
- a CDS encoding cob(I)yrinic acid a,c-diamide adenosyltransferase; the encoded protein is MKVYTKTGDKGTTALIGGTRVAKNNVRLEAYGGVDELNSHLGMIRSYPIAAEHVEQLIEIQNVLFVVGANLATDTTVSNMQKKLPCTDEDVAFLERAIDKMDEELPPLQYFVLPGGRPEVSACHIARTVCRRVERRIIDMSEEIEVEDAIVRYVNRLSDYLFVLGRKLAKDCGLEEVKWVPRS
- the purD gene encoding phosphoribosylamine--glycine ligase; this translates as MKVLLLGSGGREHALAWKINQSERLTKLYVAPGNAGTAEIAENVNIKVTDFDALATFVENNAIDMLVVGPEDPLVEGVRDYFEADARFAHLMIVGPGKAGAILEGSKDFAKEFMFRHHIPTAGYLTVTKDNLEKGFTFLETLKPPYVLKADGLAAGKGVLILENLEEAKRELELMLGGKFGKAGNQVVIEEYLKGIELSVFALTDGKSYKILGSAKDYKRIGEGDVGLNTGGMGAVSPVPFANDEFNRKVEERIVRPTIEGLQKDGIDYKGFVFFGLMNVGGDPYVIEYNVRMGDPETEVVMPRLKTDILALFKAMAEGELEQAAFELDDRFCTTVMLVSQGYPGDYEKGKEITGVSDVKGSIVFHAGTKLAEGKVVTNGGRVIAVSSFGKTMREALAQSYENVAKIHFEGMNFRRDIGFDL
- a CDS encoding Fic/DOC family protein, whose protein sequence is MNRYTTNGEEGEILPNLLGITDEETLHNAEFEGFLMAEILFTEKLTPKTKFSVKYICDIHRMALKELYSFAGHFRSVNISKGGFVFPAGRFIPDSMRIFEEEILSQLPDRYTSQQDLIKDIAKVHGELLFIHPFREGNGRTFRILANLMARKQGYPGLNFKKIDFNEYIIAVQQVARKDYSRMEQIIAYTF
- a CDS encoding DUF2461 domain-containing protein, whose translation is MKKIVDSGRQGGNFSMAEVFRFLKELRENNNREWFHAHKEWYLTVKAGHEDFINRVIPALAVREPEVDGLMAKDCIFRIYRDIRFSPNKEPYKTHIGAYMVKGGKQSPRAGYYVHIEPGNCMIGGGIWCPEPSLLKALRKDVYDNIDEFTGIIRDTEFQKYYVLEGEKLKKVPAPFPSDFPEGELLKYKSYTVSNYVPDSFFEGEDVVERCVERLLLMQPFNRFLNYTVEETWR